In one Microbacterium invictum genomic region, the following are encoded:
- the trxA gene encoding thioredoxin has protein sequence MTAKATTSATFEQDVLNADGPVLVDFWAEWCGPCRMVSPVLDQIQAENPEKITVLKLNVDENPDLAMKYQITSIPAMKVFNKGEVEKTIIGAKPKFALEQDLASYLS, from the coding sequence ATGACTGCGAAGGCCACCACCTCCGCCACGTTCGAGCAGGATGTCCTGAACGCCGACGGCCCCGTGCTGGTCGACTTCTGGGCCGAATGGTGCGGACCGTGTCGCATGGTCTCGCCCGTTCTCGACCAGATCCAGGCCGAGAACCCCGAGAAGATCACGGTTCTGAAGCTCAACGTCGACGAGAACCCCGACCTCGCGATGAAGTACCAGATCACGTCGATCCCGGCGATGAAGGTCTTCAACAAGGGCGAGGTCGAGAAGACGATCATCGGCGCGAAGCCGAAGTTCGCCCTCGAGCAGGACCTGGCGTCCTACCTGTCCTGA